A region of the Chryseobacterium gotjawalense genome:
TCCGTCTTCGGTTTTGTACTTCGTTGCAATTTTTATTGGTGAAATCCCGGAAAGAACATCCAGTTTGGTGATGACCAAATTATTGATTCCATTAATCATGGTCGCATGTTTCAGCGAAACCAGATCGAGCCAGCCCGTTCTTCTTGGTCTTCCTGTGGTCGCCCCAAATTCGAAACCGATCTGTCTGATTTTTTCGCCCAATTCATCATCAAGCTCCGTTGGGAAAGGTCCTTCACCAACTCTCGTAGTATACGCTTTTGCCACTCCGATTAAATTCTGAAGGCTGGTTGGCGGTACTCCTGCGCCTGAACAGACGCCTCCCGTTGTTGGCGATGAAGAAGTGACGTACGGGTACGTTCCGAAATCAATATCCAACATCGCTGCCTGTGCACCTTCGAACAGAATATTTTTTCCGTCGTGGATCGCCTGGTTTAATTCAACTTCGGTATCCACGATCCGGTGTTTCAGTTTTTCTCCCAATTCCAGAAATTCGTTATAGATTTCTTCAAATTCTAACGTTGGTTTTTCAAAATATTTCTCAAAAAGTGAGTTTTTAATTTTTAAATTTTTTCTGATCTTCTCCGCCAGAACTTCAGGATTCAAAAGATCGACCATCCGGATGCCCACTCTTGCAATTTTATCCTCATAACAAGGCCCGATTCCTTTTTTGGTGGTACCGATGTAGGTTCCGCCTGTTTCCTCTTCACGGTACGTATCGAGCAAAATATGATACGGCATGATTACATGCGCTCTTCTGCTGATAAAAACGTGATCGGTACGCATGCCTTTTTCTTCGATCTGTGCGATTTCACTCAAAAATGCTTTCGGGTTAACCACCACTCCGTTGGCAATGATACATTTTCCTTTGCACTGCAAAACTCCCGATGGAAGCAGGTGCAGAACAAATTTTTCTTCGCCCGCGTATACGGTGTGTCCGGCATTGTCTCCTCCCTGAAAACGTACCACATAGTCCGATTTTGCTGATAAAACGTCTGTGATTTTTCCTTTGCCTTCGTCGCCATACTGAAGACCAACTACAACGTAAGTTGCCATATTTTACTTTTTATTTAGATTTCTACAAAAATAGTTCTTATAATAATCTTGAACAAAATTTAGACCTGAAATATTAACCGCCTTTATAGATGGTCTGGATTTACAGCATTCTCTTTCAAATTATTTCCTTAAATTTGCACTTTAGAAAAAACATATGAATATAGTTAAAATTCACGATAAAGAATTCGTCCCCTACTTGAAAAACGACGAAATTCAATCCCTCATTAAAGAACTTGCCCTAAAAGTATATGAAGA
Encoded here:
- a CDS encoding adenylosuccinate synthase; its protein translation is MATYVVVGLQYGDEGKGKITDVLSAKSDYVVRFQGGDNAGHTVYAGEEKFVLHLLPSGVLQCKGKCIIANGVVVNPKAFLSEIAQIEEKGMRTDHVFISRRAHVIMPYHILLDTYREEETGGTYIGTTKKGIGPCYEDKIARVGIRMVDLLNPEVLAEKIRKNLKIKNSLFEKYFEKPTLEFEEIYNEFLELGEKLKHRIVDTEVELNQAIHDGKNILFEGAQAAMLDIDFGTYPYVTSSSPTTGGVCSGAGVPPTSLQNLIGVAKAYTTRVGEGPFPTELDDELGEKIRQIGFEFGATTGRPRRTGWLDLVSLKHATMINGINNLVITKLDVLSGISPIKIATKYKTEDGKIIDYFTSSTTKLYNYEPMYEELEGWDEDITKVRSYDELPENAKKYIKFIENHLGINVYLVSVGPERSQNIIRKELF